From one Basilea psittacipulmonis DSM 24701 genomic stretch:
- the greA gene encoding transcription elongation factor GreA, whose protein sequence is MNAIPLTLKGSKRLEEELKNLKTVERPAVIEAIAEARSHGDLSENAEYDAARERQGFIEGRIKELESILSNSNVIDPSTLDVEEGRVVFGATVTIEDLDTGDELTYQLVGDAESDIRQNLISVTSPVGRALVGKMEGDVVNVTVPSGEKEYEIIEVQYI, encoded by the coding sequence ATGAATGCGATTCCATTGACATTAAAAGGGTCCAAGCGTTTGGAAGAAGAATTAAAGAATCTTAAAACAGTAGAACGTCCAGCTGTGATTGAAGCGATTGCAGAAGCACGTTCACATGGTGATTTGTCTGAAAATGCTGAGTACGACGCAGCACGTGAACGTCAAGGTTTTATTGAAGGTAGAATTAAAGAGTTAGAAAGTATTTTGTCTAATTCTAATGTGATCGATCCGAGTACGCTTGATGTAGAAGAAGGTAGAGTTGTTTTTGGTGCAACCGTGACGATTGAAGATTTAGACACTGGCGATGAATTAACCTATCAGTTAGTCGGTGATGCAGAATCTGATATTCGCCAGAATTTAATCAGTGTGACAAGCCCTGTTGGCCGTGCATTGGTGGGCAAGATGGAGGGTGATGTGGTGAATGTAACCGTTCCATCAGGTGAAAAAGAATACGAAATCATTGAAGTGCAATATATCTAA
- a CDS encoding branched-chain amino acid ABC transporter permease, giving the protein MDWSIAKILLQDGLTTGVIYALMALALVLVFTVTRVVFIAQGEFLSFGALTFASMMQAQVPVIRYIPLFLGVILFLKGLPIYFKGKPLKLMLWPLLGNIVYPLCLIFCTPWILAMDPSIWIKALLTILIVVPMGPMIYRLVYEPVADQSLLTLLIVSIAVHFAFVGTGLIMFGPEGTLVSTPFFSGEVEVFGLTWTYQSLFVIGMTVLIILSLSLFFRKTLYGKALRATAVNRTGARLVGISTSMSGRLSFFLASLIGVISGIMLVSFVTIDYQTGFMIGLKGFVGAIIGGLASYVVAATSAILVGIVEAFSTFWASDYKEVIVFGVIIPVLLILSITNKKHSEDE; this is encoded by the coding sequence ATGGATTGGTCAATCGCAAAAATTTTATTACAAGATGGTCTGACGACGGGCGTTATTTACGCATTAATGGCACTAGCATTGGTGCTTGTGTTTACCGTTACTCGAGTCGTTTTTATCGCCCAAGGAGAATTCCTAAGTTTTGGTGCATTGACCTTTGCTTCGATGATGCAGGCCCAAGTGCCCGTGATTCGATATATTCCTTTATTTCTGGGGGTCATTTTATTTTTAAAAGGCTTGCCTATTTATTTTAAAGGTAAGCCTTTAAAACTAATGTTATGGCCTTTGTTGGGGAATATCGTCTATCCATTATGTTTAATTTTTTGCACGCCTTGGATATTAGCCATGGATCCCTCTATTTGGATCAAAGCATTATTAACGATTTTAATTGTCGTTCCTATGGGGCCGATGATTTATCGTTTGGTTTATGAACCCGTCGCGGATCAATCCCTATTAACACTGTTAATCGTGAGTATTGCGGTTCACTTTGCTTTTGTAGGTACAGGGTTGATTATGTTTGGTCCAGAGGGAACCTTGGTTTCTACACCTTTTTTCTCAGGTGAAGTAGAGGTGTTTGGTTTAACTTGGACGTATCAATCATTATTCGTGATCGGCATGACCGTGTTGATCATCCTTTCTTTGTCTTTATTTTTCCGCAAAACATTATATGGTAAGGCATTGCGAGCCACTGCGGTAAATAGAACGGGGGCAAGATTGGTAGGCATTAGTACCTCGATGTCTGGACGATTAAGTTTCTTTTTGGCCTCTTTAATCGGTGTGATATCGGGCATTATGTTAGTGTCTTTTGTGACGATTGATTATCAGACTGGTTTTATGATTGGTCTGAAAGGCTTTGTGGGGGCCATTATTGGTGGATTAGCAAGCTATGTTGTGGCTGCCACGAGTGCGATTTTAGTAGGAATAGTAGAGGCTTTTAGTACATTCTGGGCCAGTGATTATAAAGAAGTCATTGTCTTTGGAGTGATTATTCCTGTGTTATTGATTTTATCGATAACAAACAAAAAACATAGCGAGGATGAATAA
- the folP gene encoding dihydropteroate synthase — MKKLKCGRFELDLSVPKVMGIVNVTPDSFSDGGQYHGVEHALRLIEEGADILDIGGESTRPGADPVSVQEELDRVMPVLEAVKNAGVPVSIDTLKTPVMKEVLEAGADMINDVFALRDEGAVALLAQYPDKGIGLMHMAGHPKTMQDKLPDYQPNVTLSVAKFLEERVNALLKQGIDKNRICIDPGFCFGKSLKDNYDLLAHLAYFQYLECPILVGVSRKSMIGQVLNLPPQERVFGTISAGLFSIIQGANILRVHDVKAHVQALKIWQTIEERKNNEP, encoded by the coding sequence ATGAAAAAATTAAAATGTGGGCGTTTTGAGCTAGATTTGAGTGTTCCAAAAGTAATGGGGATTGTGAATGTAACGCCTGATTCTTTTTCTGATGGCGGTCAGTATCACGGTGTTGAACATGCTCTACGTTTGATTGAGGAGGGAGCGGATATTCTGGATATTGGCGGGGAGTCCACGCGACCAGGTGCCGATCCTGTTTCTGTTCAAGAAGAATTGGATAGAGTGATGCCTGTGTTGGAAGCGGTTAAAAATGCAGGCGTTCCCGTTTCGATTGATACCTTGAAAACGCCTGTCATGAAAGAGGTGTTGGAAGCAGGGGCGGATATGATCAATGATGTTTTTGCATTACGAGACGAGGGGGCCGTTGCTTTGCTTGCCCAATATCCTGATAAAGGAATTGGTTTAATGCACATGGCAGGACATCCTAAAACTATGCAAGATAAATTACCTGATTATCAGCCGAATGTCACTCTAAGTGTCGCAAAATTTTTAGAAGAACGAGTGAATGCCTTGCTTAAACAGGGTATTGATAAGAATAGAATCTGCATTGATCCAGGGTTTTGTTTTGGAAAAAGTCTAAAAGACAATTATGATTTATTGGCTCATTTGGCGTATTTTCAATATTTGGAATGCCCTATTTTAGTAGGGGTTTCGAGAAAATCGATGATTGGTCAAGTCTTAAACCTCCCCCCTCAAGAAAGAGTGTTTGGTACGATTTCAGCTGGACTTTTTAGTATAATACAGGGTGCAAATATATTAAGAGTGCATGATGTAAAAGCACATGTTCAGGCTTTGAAAATATGGCAAACGATAGAAGAAAGGAAAAATAATGAGCCGTAA
- the yhbY gene encoding ribosome assembly RNA-binding protein YhbY, which produces MPILEIDSKKRSELKATAHSLKPVVLIGDAGLTPSVLKEVDTNLTAHGLIKVRVAGDEREARIEILNEICESLSAAKVALLGKILILYRPKPEKQTSPSKSKKSEQYTPKKLAAVGKKVSDVKRRRQIKGNDDIIQKPKKPRVVTGRISVNKKGASKQNPLGFVARIQKRK; this is translated from the coding sequence ATGCCTATACTTGAAATTGACTCTAAAAAACGCAGTGAACTTAAAGCCACTGCCCACTCATTAAAACCCGTCGTCCTAATTGGCGATGCAGGTTTAACCCCCTCTGTCCTGAAAGAAGTAGATACCAATCTTACTGCCCATGGACTCATCAAAGTACGTGTTGCAGGCGATGAACGAGAAGCTCGCATCGAGATTTTAAATGAAATCTGCGAATCTTTATCGGCTGCAAAAGTTGCACTATTAGGAAAGATTCTTATTTTATATCGTCCTAAACCTGAAAAACAGACATCGCCATCGAAATCGAAAAAGTCTGAACAATACACGCCTAAGAAACTTGCGGCGGTTGGCAAAAAAGTCAGCGATGTCAAACGTCGTCGTCAGATCAAAGGGAATGATGATATCATCCAAAAACCCAAGAAACCGCGTGTTGTCACAGGACGAATCAGTGTTAACAAAAAAGGGGCTTCTAAACAAAATCCTTTAGGTTTCGTTGCACGCATTCAAAAACGCAAATAA
- the glmM gene encoding phosphoglucosamine mutase, translating into MMSRKYFGTDGIRGKVGHSVINPEFALKLGYAAGRILVASGKRPAVLIGKDTRISGYMLESALEAGLSSAGVDVYLAGPIPTPAVAYLTKALRLGMGIVISASHNPYYDNGIKFFSSEGTKLPDELEEAIEAKLEADFECVESEHLGKAYRIDDAAGRYIEFCKSTFPSDLDLSDLTLVVDAANGAAYNIAPHVFRELGAKVHVIACQPDGFNINRGVGALHPENLVKSVKEYGADYGIALDGDADRIQLVDASGRVYNGDELLYAVLKHRRSKSSVTGVVGTLMTNYGLEKAVQSWEIPFIRAKVGDRYVMEELKKHHFLYGGESSGHLLFLDCHSTGDGIIAALQVFRAIVDEQTSLSEWIKDLHMYPQCLINVPLIPGTDWQNNSELNAVKAAIEKELQGKGRVLIRASGTEPIIRYMVEAETKSMAKTAAERLASVQL; encoded by the coding sequence ATAATGAGCCGTAAATATTTTGGGACAGATGGTATCCGAGGAAAAGTTGGACACTCAGTGATTAATCCTGAGTTTGCATTAAAACTGGGTTATGCGGCAGGTCGCATTTTAGTCGCTTCAGGTAAACGCCCAGCAGTGCTCATTGGTAAAGATACACGAATTTCTGGTTATATGTTAGAGTCTGCCTTAGAGGCGGGTTTATCAAGTGCTGGCGTGGATGTTTATTTGGCTGGACCGATTCCCACTCCCGCCGTTGCATATTTAACGAAAGCACTCAGGTTAGGAATGGGGATTGTGATTAGTGCTTCACACAATCCTTACTATGATAATGGGATTAAGTTCTTTTCATCAGAGGGAACAAAGTTACCAGATGAATTAGAAGAAGCGATTGAGGCTAAGCTAGAAGCGGACTTTGAATGTGTAGAATCGGAGCATTTAGGCAAAGCTTATCGTATTGATGATGCGGCAGGTCGATATATTGAGTTTTGCAAAAGCACTTTCCCAAGCGATTTGGATTTGAGCGATTTAACACTGGTGGTGGATGCTGCTAATGGTGCGGCTTATAACATTGCTCCTCACGTGTTTAGAGAATTAGGTGCCAAAGTTCACGTGATTGCTTGCCAGCCAGATGGATTTAATATTAATCGCGGAGTCGGTGCGTTGCATCCAGAAAATTTAGTCAAATCAGTCAAAGAATATGGTGCCGACTATGGTATTGCTTTAGATGGCGATGCCGATCGTATTCAGTTGGTGGATGCCTCAGGACGTGTATATAATGGCGATGAGCTGTTGTATGCGGTATTGAAACATAGAAGATCAAAATCATCTGTTACGGGCGTGGTCGGTACATTAATGACGAATTACGGTCTTGAAAAAGCGGTTCAGAGTTGGGAAATCCCTTTTATTCGTGCAAAAGTTGGCGATCGCTATGTCATGGAAGAATTGAAAAAACATCATTTTTTATATGGTGGCGAAAGTTCTGGACATTTGCTGTTTTTAGATTGTCATAGTACAGGCGATGGTATTATTGCCGCATTACAGGTTTTTAGAGCCATTGTAGATGAACAAACCAGTTTGTCTGAATGGATTAAAGATTTGCATATGTATCCTCAATGTTTGATCAATGTACCGCTTATTCCTGGTACCGATTGGCAAAATAATTCTGAATTAAATGCGGTAAAAGCCGCTATTGAAAAAGAGTTGCAGGGTAAAGGTAGGGTGTTAATTCGTGCTTCGGGTACAGAACCTATCATACGTTATATGGTGGAAGCCGAAACAAAATCAATGGCAAAAACTGCAGCAGAAAGATTAGCTAGTGTACAATTATAA
- the ftsH gene encoding ATP-dependent zinc metalloprotease FtsH: MKKSNFSKVIIWVAIALMLFSVFKRFDSNELSSDVPSYTQMMNDAKAGKIKSVIIQGDEITVQPVSGSEYQITSPGDMNMVEELMALNVEVKAKPIEKPSLFTTVLMSWMPMIIFIAICIFFMRQMQGGGSKGGAFGFGKSRAKMLDPKNNKLTFADVAGCDEAKEEVGEIVEFLRDPSRFQRLGGRIPRGVLMVGQPGTGKTLLAKAIAGEAKVPFFTISGSDFVEMFVGVGASRVRDMFETAKRNAPCIIFIDEIDAVGRQRGAGVGGGNDEREQTLNQMLVEMDGFETGQSVIVIAATNRPDVLDPALLRPGRFDRQVTVPLPDLRGREQILNVHLRKVPLAKNVDPKIIARGTASFSGADLANLVNEAALFAARRNGRAVDAVDFEKARDKIIMGAERRSMVMSEEERKNTAYHEAGHAIVAKLLPKTDPVHKVTIIPRGRALGVTMQLPEADRYSYDKVRLLSTIAVLFGGRIAEEVFMNQMTTGASNDFERATNIAKDMVTRYGMTDALGTMVYAENENEVFLGRSVTKTTHVSEATQQRIDAEIRRILDEQYAVARKIIEDNSDKMHMMAKALLEWETIDADQIDEILAGKEPSPPKPPEQPLDAVETLEIIPDPEVKDNS; the protein is encoded by the coding sequence TTGAAAAAATCGAATTTTTCTAAAGTGATTATTTGGGTAGCGATTGCCCTCATGTTGTTTAGTGTATTTAAGCGGTTTGACTCTAATGAACTGTCTTCTGACGTGCCTAGCTATACTCAAATGATGAATGATGCAAAGGCAGGAAAGATTAAAAGTGTCATTATCCAAGGAGACGAGATTACGGTTCAGCCTGTATCAGGAAGTGAGTACCAGATTACTTCTCCAGGTGATATGAATATGGTTGAAGAATTGATGGCACTAAATGTTGAGGTCAAAGCGAAACCGATTGAAAAACCGTCTTTATTTACAACGGTTTTAATGTCTTGGATGCCGATGATTATTTTCATTGCTATTTGTATTTTCTTTATGAGACAAATGCAAGGCGGTGGCTCCAAAGGCGGGGCTTTCGGTTTTGGTAAGTCACGTGCCAAGATGTTAGATCCTAAAAACAACAAATTGACGTTTGCTGATGTGGCAGGTTGTGACGAAGCGAAAGAAGAAGTAGGCGAGATCGTTGAGTTTTTGAGAGATCCTAGCCGTTTCCAACGTTTAGGTGGTCGTATTCCTCGCGGTGTTTTGATGGTGGGTCAGCCTGGTACTGGTAAAACCTTGTTAGCAAAAGCGATTGCAGGTGAAGCAAAAGTTCCGTTTTTTACCATTTCAGGTTCTGATTTTGTTGAAATGTTTGTCGGGGTGGGTGCATCTCGTGTTCGCGATATGTTTGAGACAGCTAAACGAAATGCACCGTGCATTATTTTTATTGATGAGATCGATGCAGTCGGTCGCCAACGTGGTGCAGGCGTAGGTGGCGGTAATGATGAGCGTGAGCAGACATTAAACCAGATGTTGGTTGAGATGGATGGTTTTGAAACAGGTCAAAGCGTGATTGTGATTGCAGCGACTAACCGTCCCGATGTATTAGATCCAGCTTTGTTAAGACCAGGTCGCTTTGATCGTCAAGTAACGGTCCCACTTCCTGATCTACGTGGTCGTGAGCAGATTTTGAATGTTCATTTGCGTAAAGTGCCTTTGGCTAAAAACGTGGATCCTAAGATTATTGCACGAGGTACCGCAAGTTTCTCTGGTGCGGATTTAGCTAACTTGGTGAATGAAGCGGCTTTGTTTGCAGCTCGTCGCAATGGCCGTGCGGTGGATGCAGTTGATTTTGAAAAAGCACGCGACAAGATTATTATGGGTGCTGAACGTCGTTCGATGGTCATGAGTGAGGAAGAACGCAAAAACACAGCTTATCATGAAGCAGGCCACGCAATTGTAGCGAAGTTGTTACCTAAGACTGATCCTGTTCATAAAGTGACGATTATTCCTCGTGGCCGTGCTTTGGGTGTGACGATGCAATTGCCCGAGGCTGACCGTTATAGCTACGATAAAGTTCGTTTGCTTAGTACGATTGCCGTATTATTTGGTGGTCGTATTGCAGAAGAAGTGTTTATGAACCAAATGACGACAGGGGCTTCAAACGATTTTGAACGTGCGACCAATATTGCCAAAGATATGGTGACTCGTTATGGTATGACCGATGCTTTGGGTACGATGGTGTACGCTGAAAATGAAAACGAGGTGTTCTTGGGTCGCAGTGTGACGAAGACTACGCATGTTTCAGAAGCGACTCAGCAAAGAATTGATGCAGAAATTCGTCGTATTTTGGATGAACAGTATGCAGTGGCTCGTAAGATTATCGAGGATAATAGCGACAAGATGCATATGATGGCAAAAGCCTTGTTGGAGTGGGAAACTATCGATGCTGACCAAATTGACGAGATTTTGGCTGGCAAAGAACCTAGTCCTCCTAAACCACCAGAACAGCCGTTGGATGCAGTGGAAACATTGGAAATAATTCCCGATCCAGAAGTAAAAGATAATTCATAA
- a CDS encoding branched-chain amino acid ABC transporter ATP-binding protein/permease: MKRILTITFVLLILVLPLFPQIPEFWINLLNSIGISSLVVIGLVILTGVAGLTSFGQATFVGLGAYASAYLTTAYGLSPWIGLLAAVIISFLIAWLLGQITLRLSGHYLALGTIAVCLVFYYLYGNMSFLGGHDGLSGLPPIEFFGISLLSARYNYVLICLFVLLAIWVSRNLLNSRNGRAIRSLPNKSGMASSFGVNLFHYKLVAFVFSAVLAGIAGWLYAHEQRAVSPSSFSLHYGIEYLFMAVIGGAGYIWGAVLGTVLVTVLRDQIQDIMPRLFHINGNTEVIVFGVLVILILHYAREGIWPMFCRFFKKDEHHFGGMLSKKVSPLPKKEKPTHGECILEVDKARKAFGGLVAVNDVSFNLKAGQIVGLIGPNGAGKSTTFNLLTGVLPLSSGRVSFMGQDITHLDARQIAELGMARTFQHVQLMSDMTVLENVALGAHLRANSSILQALFHLERKSEAQLLQEAKMQCERVGLGDCLDALAGSLPLGKQRIVEIARALALDPKLLLLDEPAAGLRFKEKEALAQVLVNLRREGLSILLVEHDMDFVMQLTDHIVVVEFGTVIAQGTPKEIQTNPVVLEAYLG, encoded by the coding sequence ATGAAACGAATTTTAACGATAACATTTGTTCTTCTGATTTTAGTATTGCCTTTGTTTCCGCAGATTCCAGAGTTTTGGATTAATTTATTAAACAGCATCGGTATCTCAAGTTTAGTCGTCATCGGTTTAGTGATTTTGACGGGGGTAGCAGGGTTGACCTCTTTTGGACAGGCGACGTTTGTAGGTTTGGGGGCGTATGCAAGTGCTTATTTAACGACTGCCTATGGGCTTTCACCTTGGATAGGCTTGTTGGCCGCCGTGATCATTAGTTTTTTAATCGCTTGGTTATTGGGACAAATCACGTTAAGATTATCAGGTCATTATTTGGCATTAGGCACGATCGCGGTGTGTCTGGTGTTTTATTACTTGTACGGCAATATGTCTTTTTTAGGCGGACATGATGGATTAAGTGGACTGCCTCCGATTGAGTTCTTTGGAATATCCTTGTTATCCGCTCGTTACAACTATGTATTGATTTGCTTATTTGTATTGTTGGCTATCTGGGTAAGCAGAAATTTACTGAATTCTCGCAATGGTAGGGCCATTCGTTCTTTGCCTAATAAATCGGGAATGGCATCATCGTTCGGGGTGAACTTATTTCATTATAAATTAGTCGCGTTTGTGTTCTCTGCGGTGTTGGCAGGGATTGCAGGCTGGTTGTATGCACATGAACAAAGAGCGGTGAGTCCTAGTAGCTTTAGTTTGCATTATGGTATTGAATATTTGTTCATGGCGGTGATTGGCGGTGCTGGTTATATTTGGGGAGCGGTGTTAGGCACTGTCTTAGTGACAGTATTACGTGACCAAATCCAAGATATTATGCCAAGATTGTTTCATATCAACGGCAACACAGAGGTGATTGTTTTTGGTGTTTTGGTGATTTTGATTTTGCACTATGCTAGAGAGGGTATCTGGCCGATGTTCTGTCGTTTCTTTAAAAAAGACGAGCATCATTTTGGTGGGATGCTTTCCAAAAAAGTGTCACCTTTGCCAAAGAAAGAAAAACCTACGCATGGCGAATGTATTTTAGAGGTCGATAAGGCAAGAAAAGCGTTTGGTGGTTTAGTGGCGGTCAATGATGTCAGTTTTAATTTAAAAGCTGGACAAATTGTAGGTTTAATTGGTCCAAATGGTGCGGGAAAAAGTACCACGTTTAATTTATTGACAGGTGTTTTGCCATTAAGCAGTGGTCGCGTTTCTTTTATGGGACAAGATATTACGCATCTGGATGCAAGACAAATCGCTGAATTAGGCATGGCTAGGACATTTCAACATGTTCAGCTGATGTCCGATATGACTGTTTTAGAAAATGTCGCTTTGGGGGCCCATCTTCGTGCGAATAGTTCGATCTTGCAAGCATTGTTTCATCTTGAACGTAAAAGTGAAGCTCAACTTTTGCAAGAAGCCAAAATGCAGTGTGAACGTGTTGGGCTAGGTGATTGTTTAGATGCTTTGGCGGGAAGCTTGCCATTAGGTAAACAACGGATTGTTGAGATTGCACGAGCATTGGCTTTGGATCCTAAATTACTGTTGTTGGATGAGCCTGCAGCAGGGTTGCGATTTAAAGAAAAAGAAGCTTTGGCACAAGTATTAGTGAACCTCAGACGTGAGGGGTTAAGTATTCTGTTGGTCGAACATGATATGGATTTTGTGATGCAGCTGACCGATCATATCGTGGTGGTTGAATTTGGTACTGTTATTGCTCAAGGTACTCCTAAAGAGATTCAGACCAATCCTGTGGTATTAGAAGCGTATTTGGGGTGA
- a CDS encoding ABC transporter ATP-binding protein, whose product MMNILETKSLNVFYGQVQALQDVSIHMKEAEVVTVIGANGAGKSTLLNAIMGSLPSKAKFTGEVYYCQEIMRLMPIQERVSAGFCLVPEKRELFTSMTVEDNLMLGSFRLADTSLRKSLLEEVYQIFPRLQERRKQEAGTLSGGERQMLALGRALMSKPKLLMLDEPSLGLAPLIIKEIFQIIERLRDNGVSILLVEQNARAALQVADRAYVLEMGEVVLEGKAQELANDKRIVESYLGLGNRTKPYHLV is encoded by the coding sequence ATGATGAATATTTTAGAAACGAAATCCTTAAATGTGTTTTACGGTCAGGTACAGGCTTTGCAGGATGTCTCTATCCATATGAAAGAGGCAGAAGTGGTGACGGTTATCGGTGCCAATGGAGCTGGAAAATCAACCTTATTAAACGCAATCATGGGTTCTTTGCCATCAAAAGCAAAGTTCACAGGAGAGGTGTATTATTGCCAAGAAATTATGCGTTTGATGCCTATCCAAGAACGTGTATCGGCGGGCTTTTGCTTGGTTCCTGAAAAAAGAGAATTATTTACTTCTATGACGGTAGAAGATAATTTGATGTTGGGTTCATTTCGCTTGGCTGATACATCGTTGAGAAAGTCTTTGTTGGAAGAGGTTTATCAGATTTTTCCACGTTTGCAAGAGAGAAGAAAACAAGAAGCAGGTACCTTGTCAGGTGGAGAAAGACAGATGTTGGCATTGGGGAGAGCCTTAATGTCAAAGCCTAAATTATTGATGTTGGACGAACCTAGTTTGGGCTTGGCTCCTTTGATTATTAAAGAAATTTTTCAAATCATCGAACGACTTAGAGATAATGGTGTTTCCATCTTATTAGTTGAACAAAATGCCAGAGCGGCTTTGCAAGTGGCTGATAGAGCCTATGTACTGGAAATGGGCGAAGTTGTCTTAGAGGGTAAAGCACAAGAGTTAGCGAATGATAAACGTATTGTTGAAAGCTATTTGGGACTAGGCAATCGTACTAAACCATATCATTTAGTGTGA
- a CDS encoding RlmE family RNA methyltransferase, with product MAKNKFSKAWVHQHINDPYVKMAQQKGYRARAAFKLIEIIESERLIRKGDIVVDLGASPGSWSQVVRERLVNKDGTINGRIISLDLLPMEPIAGVEFIQGDFREDAVLHELEARVGQQAVNVVISDMAPNLSGVASADSARIQHICELALDFAKHHLTPEGALIVKAFHGSGFSQIVEEFKKVFRKVVERKPKASRDKSAETFIIGKGLKN from the coding sequence ATGGCCAAAAATAAATTTTCAAAGGCATGGGTTCATCAACATATTAATGATCCCTACGTCAAAATGGCACAGCAAAAAGGCTATCGTGCTAGAGCAGCATTTAAATTAATTGAAATTATAGAGTCTGAAAGATTAATACGCAAGGGGGATATTGTGGTTGATCTGGGTGCCTCGCCTGGAAGCTGGTCACAGGTCGTTAGAGAGCGTTTGGTCAATAAAGATGGTACGATTAATGGTCGAATTATTTCTTTGGATTTATTGCCTATGGAGCCGATTGCAGGCGTGGAATTTATTCAAGGAGATTTCCGAGAGGATGCCGTATTACATGAATTAGAGGCTAGAGTCGGTCAACAGGCTGTTAATGTCGTGATTTCAGATATGGCACCTAATTTGTCAGGTGTGGCCAGTGCGGATTCTGCTAGAATTCAGCATATCTGTGAATTGGCTTTGGATTTTGCTAAACATCATTTGACACCTGAGGGGGCTTTAATTGTGAAAGCATTTCATGGTAGTGGTTTTTCGCAAATTGTTGAAGAATTTAAAAAAGTTTTTCGCAAAGTGGTAGAACGTAAGCCAAAGGCATCACGAGATAAATCGGCTGAAACCTTTATTATTGGTAAGGGCTTGAAAAACTAA
- a CDS encoding ABC transporter substrate-binding protein: MVALKKIFSVMGTVACLGLSQTVLANEANTVNIGVSLAQTGPAASLGIPEANTFQVVDTKIGPVNVNYVVLDDGSDPTKAVRNMRKLISENNVSAMIGSTTTPATLAMIDVAAEKKIPLVSVAGNSMVVEPLDEARYWVFKTSPNDLEMAKAVIETAQKLGIKKLGFIGFADAYGEGWLAEIHKVLPNSGIELVDVQKFARNDTSVTGQVLKLLMKKPDAILVATAGTPGALPTREIRQRGFKGTIFHTHGSANTEFLKVCGNACEGVILPMGPLGVVDQLPDDHVLKESSLNYKHQYEDKFGAGTASFFGAHTWDAALLLNNAIPKALETGAKPGTDEFREALRQALENTQNVVGVDGVFNISASDHNGLDKRSRVVVKIKDGQWFLDPDLN; encoded by the coding sequence ATGGTCGCATTAAAAAAAATATTTTCTGTGATGGGGACAGTCGCATGTTTAGGGCTTTCTCAGACGGTGTTGGCGAATGAAGCGAATACGGTAAATATCGGCGTGAGTCTTGCCCAAACAGGTCCAGCCGCCTCTTTAGGGATTCCAGAAGCCAATACTTTTCAAGTAGTGGATACAAAAATCGGCCCAGTGAACGTGAATTACGTCGTTTTAGATGATGGAAGTGATCCCACTAAAGCGGTTCGCAATATGCGTAAGTTAATCAGTGAGAATAATGTGAGTGCGATGATTGGTAGCACGACCACACCAGCCACCTTAGCGATGATTGATGTTGCTGCTGAGAAAAAAATTCCTCTCGTTTCGGTTGCAGGAAATAGTATGGTGGTTGAACCTTTGGATGAGGCCAGATACTGGGTGTTTAAGACGAGTCCAAATGATTTAGAAATGGCAAAAGCGGTGATTGAAACGGCCCAAAAATTAGGGATCAAAAAACTTGGATTTATCGGCTTTGCAGATGCTTATGGTGAGGGTTGGTTAGCTGAAATTCATAAAGTATTGCCTAACTCTGGGATTGAATTAGTGGATGTGCAGAAGTTTGCACGAAACGATACGAGTGTCACTGGACAAGTATTGAAACTATTGATGAAAAAACCTGATGCGATTTTAGTGGCCACCGCAGGAACGCCAGGTGCTTTGCCCACGCGTGAAATTCGTCAAAGAGGGTTCAAAGGTACGATTTTCCACACACACGGATCAGCAAACACAGAATTTTTAAAGGTATGTGGCAATGCCTGTGAAGGCGTGATTTTGCCAATGGGTCCATTAGGTGTGGTGGATCAGTTGCCTGACGATCATGTATTAAAAGAAAGTTCTTTAAATTATAAACACCAATATGAAGATAAATTTGGTGCAGGTACAGCGAGTTTCTTCGGGGCTCATACATGGGATGCGGCGTTATTGTTGAATAATGCGATTCCTAAAGCACTGGAAACGGGTGCCAAACCTGGTACAGATGAGTTTCGTGAAGCACTTAGACAAGCACTTGAGAACACTCAAAACGTCGTAGGCGTGGACGGTGTCTTTAACATTAGTGCAAGCGATCATAATGGTTTAGACAAACGTTCGCGTGTGGTTGTTAAGATTAAAGACGGTCAGTGGTTTTTAGATCCCGACTTAAATTAA